In a single window of the Flavobacterium sp. W4I14 genome:
- a CDS encoding elongation factor Ts (product_source=KO:K02357; cath_funfam=1.10.8.10,3.30.479.20; cog=COG0264; ko=KO:K02357; pfam=PF00889; superfamily=46934,54713; tigrfam=TIGR00116), whose amino-acid sequence MSTVQITAADVNKLRQQTGAGMMDCKKALLEANGDFEAAVDLLRKKGQKVSAARSGNATSEGLVSINVSADGTNGKLVALACETEPVSKVEDFRNLAQAVLAAAVDNNPATTEELSAITLEDGRTVAETITELTGKIGEKIVIQEYANISGEKIVSYIHSNGKMGVLVVFEGANGADITEAGKDVAMQIAAMNPVAVDKDGVDPATIEREIEIAKDVIRQEGKPEEMVEKIAAGKLNKFYKDSTLLNQEFVKDSSIDVRKYLDNTSKGLTVTAFKRVQLGA is encoded by the coding sequence ATGTCTACAGTACAAATTACTGCCGCTGATGTAAATAAACTACGCCAACAAACTGGTGCTGGTATGATGGATTGCAAAAAAGCATTATTAGAAGCTAATGGCGATTTCGAAGCTGCTGTTGATTTATTGCGCAAAAAAGGTCAAAAAGTATCTGCCGCTCGTTCTGGCAATGCTACTTCTGAAGGTCTTGTATCAATCAATGTTTCGGCGGATGGCACAAACGGTAAATTAGTTGCTTTAGCTTGTGAAACTGAGCCAGTTTCTAAAGTTGAGGATTTCCGTAATCTAGCTCAAGCCGTTTTAGCTGCTGCAGTTGACAACAATCCTGCTACTACTGAAGAATTATCAGCAATTACTTTAGAAGATGGACGTACAGTTGCCGAAACCATAACTGAACTAACCGGTAAAATCGGAGAGAAAATCGTTATTCAAGAGTACGCAAATATATCTGGTGAGAAAATCGTTTCTTATATCCACTCTAATGGTAAAATGGGTGTTTTAGTGGTATTTGAAGGTGCTAATGGTGCAGATATTACTGAAGCTGGTAAAGATGTTGCTATGCAAATTGCTGCAATGAACCCAGTTGCTGTTGATAAAGACGGTGTTGATCCTGCTACTATTGAACGTGAAATCGAGATTGCTAAAGACGTTATCCGTCAAGAAGGCAAACCAGAAGAAATGGTTGAGAAAATTGCTGCTGGTAAATTGAATAAATTCTACAAAGACAGTACTTTATTAAACCAGGAGTTTGTTAAAGATAGTTCTATCGATGTGCGTAAATATTTAGATAACACTTCTAAAGGTTTAACAGTAACGGCTTTCAAACGTGTACAATTAGGTGCATAA
- a CDS encoding small subunit ribosomal protein S9 (product_source=KO:K02996; cath_funfam=3.30.230.10; cog=COG0103; ko=KO:K02996; pfam=PF00380; superfamily=54211) encodes MSVTNTSGRRKTAVARIYLKDGAGAITVNGKDHKVYFPTLPLQYIVNQSLEVSELVGRYDITVNVQGGGVKGQAEAVRLAIAKAIVELDAEKKPALRAKGLMTRDMRMVERKKPGRAKARKKFQFSKR; translated from the coding sequence ATGTCAGTTACTAACACTTCAGGAAGAAGAAAAACAGCTGTTGCACGTATCTACTTAAAAGATGGTGCTGGCGCAATTACCGTTAACGGTAAAGATCACAAAGTATATTTCCCAACTTTACCATTGCAATATATCGTAAACCAAAGTTTAGAAGTTTCTGAACTTGTAGGTCGTTATGATATCACTGTAAATGTACAGGGTGGTGGAGTAAAAGGACAAGCAGAAGCTGTTCGTTTAGCTATTGCTAAAGCGATTGTTGAACTAGATGCGGAGAAAAAACCTGCATTACGTGCTAAAGGACTAATGACGCGTGATATGCGTATGGTTGAGCGTAAAAAACCAGGACGTGCTAAAGCTCGTAAGAAATTCCAATTCAGTAAACGTTAA
- a CDS encoding small subunit ribosomal protein S2 (product_source=KO:K02967; cath_funfam=3.40.50.10490; cog=COG0052; ko=KO:K02967; pfam=PF00318; superfamily=52313; tigrfam=TIGR01011): MARTTYQDLLDAGVHFGHLTRKWNPKMAPYIFMERNGIHIIDLNKTLTKTEEAAAAIKQIVKSGRKVLFVSTKKQAKGIVAEQAKKVNMPFVTERWLGGMLTNFATVRKSIKKMSNIDKMTKDGTYSILSKKERLMIQRERIKLESLLGGIADLNRLPAALFLIDVKKEHIAVTEALKLNIPTFAMVDTNSDPSNIDFPIPANDDATKSISLITDVIIKAIEEGLDERKREKDDEAEKEAVAAKVAADAPESKEPRAAGEKRPTTKKVTSEAEVEAPSSEETKTEE; encoded by the coding sequence ATGGCAAGAACAACTTATCAAGACTTATTGGATGCAGGTGTACACTTTGGTCACCTTACCCGTAAATGGAATCCAAAAATGGCTCCTTACATTTTCATGGAGCGTAATGGAATTCACATTATAGATTTAAATAAAACTTTAACTAAAACTGAAGAAGCTGCGGCTGCGATTAAACAAATCGTAAAATCAGGACGTAAAGTATTATTTGTTTCAACAAAAAAACAAGCAAAAGGAATCGTAGCTGAACAAGCTAAAAAAGTAAACATGCCTTTCGTAACCGAGCGTTGGTTAGGTGGTATGTTAACTAACTTTGCTACTGTTCGCAAGTCAATCAAAAAGATGTCTAACATCGATAAAATGACTAAAGACGGTACTTATTCGATCTTATCTAAAAAAGAGCGTTTAATGATTCAACGTGAGCGTATTAAATTAGAATCACTTTTAGGTGGTATTGCTGATTTAAACCGTTTGCCTGCAGCTTTATTCTTAATTGATGTTAAGAAAGAACACATTGCAGTTACTGAAGCGTTAAAATTAAACATCCCTACTTTTGCGATGGTTGATACTAACTCTGATCCTTCTAACATCGATTTCCCTATCCCGGCGAATGATGATGCTACAAAATCAATCTCTTTAATTACTGATGTAATTATCAAAGCTATTGAAGAAGGTTTAGATGAGCGTAAACGCGAAAAAGATGATGAAGCTGAAAAAGAAGCAGTAGCAGCGAAAGTTGCAGCTGATGCACCTGAATCAAAAGAGCCTAGAGCAGCTGGTGAAAAAAGACCAACTACTAAAAAGGTAACTTCTGAAGCAGAAGTTGAAGCTCCTTCATCAGAAGAAACTAAAACAGAAGAATAG